CACGCGGCGAGTTCGTGACAGGCATCGTAGCCGGCGAGCGCGATGCGGGATTGCTCGGCGTATTCGTGTGCGCGTGCCGGATCGAATTTCGCGGCGCTGGCGGGAAGCGACATGGCGGGTTCCTCGGGTCGGGCGCGGACGACATGTCCGCGAACATGGCGCAGAGCGTAAGCGGGTGCGTCCGACGCAACAAGGCGAGCCGTCATTCCGGTATGCGAACTACCCGTATCGGCACACGCAGGCAGTATTTTTCCGAGGGGCGATTCGCATTTAAAAATGTCCATCCAGACACATCGGGATGGCGAATCCGGCGCATACTCGTTTCTCTCCCCCGCCTGGCCGTCGCATGCCGGGCTCCGATGCGCCGCGCCGCTGGCGCGGCCATGCCGCTCGGCACGCACGAGGAGCGCATGATGTCCGATTGCCCGCACGATCCGTATGCGCAGCACTACGTTCATTGTTTGCCGTTCGGCGCGCAACCCTGTGGCGCGTCGTGCACGACGCCGCGCACGCATTTTCGCGTGTGGGCGCCGGGTAGCACGCAGGTCCAGCTCGAACTCGATACCGGCGCTGGCCCGACGCTCGTCCCGATGACGGCCGCCGGCCCGAACTGGTTCGAAGTCTTCGCCGATTGCGGCGCGGGTGCGCGCTATCGCTATCGTCTCGACGACGCCGTATCGATTCCCGATCCCGCATCGCGCTCGCAACCCGAAGGGCTCCATGGCCCGAGCGAGGTCGTCGATCCGCGCGCATTCACGTGGCGCAACACGTTCTGGCGCGGGCGTGTGTGGGAGGACATCGCGCTTTACGCGATCCGCCCGCACGCGGTGGGCGGCTTCGACGGCGTGCGCCGCCGCCTGCCGCAACTCGCGCGCCTCGGCGTGACCGCGCTGGAATTGCTCGCCTCGCCGCATGACAGCCTGCCGTTCGCGCCGCTCGCGGCCGAGGGCGGCCCCGATGCGCTGAAGGCGCTGATCGACGAGGCGCACGGCTACGGTCTGGCGGTGCTGCTCGAACTCGACTATGCGCGCTTCGGCAGCGGCACCGACGCGCTGCGCCATTACGCGGAGCCGTTCTTCCATACGCGCGACGATCCGCTGCAGGCGGCGCCGCTTGCGCTCGATCATCCGGAAGTCTGCGATTTCTTCTGCGACAACGCGCTGTACTGGATCGATGAATATCGTTGCGACGGGCTGCGCCTGCGCGAGGCCGACCGGATCGGCGTGTCGTGGTTGCGCGAGATCGCGGACCGCGTGCGCGCGGCCGTGCCGGCCGACCGGCTCATCCATCTCGTGCTCGGCAGCGAACGGCATCCGGCGCATCTTGCCGATACCCATTTCGATGCGCAATGGAACGGTTGCGGCGAACGTGCGCTACACCGTCTGACGGGGCGCGATACGTCGCACCACGAAGGCATTTCCACGCACCAGTCGATCCATACGCTCGCGCGCGCGCTGACCGCCGCCGGCACGGCATTCCAGCCGGGCGCGTCGAGTGAAGGGATGGCCGCGGACAGCGGGCTGTCGTTGACGTCGCTCGTGCTGTCCGATGGCGCATGGCGCGACAGCGGCCAGGGCGAGCGCGGGAACGAGGCCGGCCTGGCCGCGCTCGCGTTGTCGCTGCTCACGCCGCAGATTCCGCTGATTTTCGATGAAACGGCGTGCGACGCCGATCGCGCGCATTTCGTGCAGTCGGCGCTTGCGGTGCGCGCGAAGCTGATCGCGCCGCGGCTGTCCGATTGCCGGCCGCAGGACGCGCATGCGCTGAAGGCGGACGGCGACGGCGATGCCGACGCGCTGCTCGCGTCATGGCGGCTTGCCGACGACGAGACGCTGACGATCGCATTGAACCTGTCGCCCGACGCGGTGCCGTTCGACGCGCCGAGAGGGCAGGTCGTGTTCGAGACGCCGGCGCGTGCGCGCGACCGGGTCGATGAAGGGGAGTTGCCGTCGTATTCGCTCGTCGCGTGGCTGACGGGCGACGTCAACCGGTACGCACTCACCCACGATGCGCGTCGCATCGACGACGGCTCGTGGCGTGGCGGGCGTGCGAACCTGAACGCGTAAAAGCGCGACGGTGTGAAAGCGTAATGGTCCGAATGGCCGGGCGTATTCGCGCCCGGCTGGGCTGCCGCAACTTCCCGAGCTACCAGAACCCGCGAATGCCCGCGATGCCGTACGCGCCGTGGCGGCGCGCGTCGTCGAGATGTGCGTGCGTCATTCCGCCAAGCGCATAGACGGGCATCGCGGCCTGTGCGGCGAGCGCGTCGAACCGTGTCCAGCCGAGCGTTGGCGCACCGGGATGGCTGAGCGTCGGCAACACCGGCGACAGCGTGACGAAATCCGCGCCGGTACGTGCGGCCAGCAGCAGGTCGTCGCCTGTATGACATGCGGCGGACACCCATCGTCCGGCCGGCAACGGCCGTTGCGCGGCGGCGCGCAACGCGGTGCCGTCGAGATGCCAGCCCGCGCCGTCGAGCCGCATCACGCCGGCTGCATCGATCGGGCCGTTGAGCATCAGGTGCGCGCCCGCCGCATCGCAGCGCGCGAGCGCGGCGGCGGCGAGCCGCGCGAACGCGGCCGCATCCAGCGATTTCACGCGCAGCTGCACGAGCGTTTCGCCGCGCGCGAGCACGGCCGACAGCCGCTCGAGAAATGCATCGCAATCGGCCGCCGACGCGGATGCCGGCTCCGGCGTGATCACGCAGCAGCGCGGCAGCGTTGCGTTCATCGCGTGCGGCGGCGCGAACGGGCGGCCGTCATTCGTCGGCTTCCTTCGTGATCTTCGGATAGACGCGCACGAGCACGATGCGCGGCCCGTTCATCTTCTTCACGACGACGTCGAAGCGGTCGAACGACACGCGCTGCCCTTCGGTCGGCAGGTCGCTCAGCGCCTGGATCACGAGGCCGCCGACCGATTCCGCGCGGCCTTCGTCGATGTCGATGCCGAGCGCCTGTTCGAGCGACACGACGGGCAGGCTGCCCTTGCCCATCAGCGTGCCGTCGTCGAGGCGGCTCCAGTCGGCGTCGCCCTGACGGAACTCGTCGTGGATCTGGCCGACCAGCGCGCCGAGCAGGTTGTCGAGCGTCAGGAAGCCGATCGGCTTCTCGCCCTTGTTGCCGACCAGCGCGAAGTGCGGCGCGCCCTTGCGGAAGCGGCGGAACAGGTCGAGCGCCGGCGTGTCGGGCTTCACGTACTGCACGGGGCGCACGTAGTCGGAGAGATCCTCGAGCGCGGCGCCCGCGTGACGCGCGAGCAGCAGGTCCTTCAGGTGGATCAGCCCGCTCACCTGTTCGCGCGACGCGTCCTCGAACAGCGGATAGCGGCTGAAACGGTGGCGCGCGACGATTTCCATGTTGTCCGGCAGCGGCAGGTCGCGACGCAGGCCGATCATTTCATGGGCCGGCCGCATCAGGTCCGACACGGTCATCGACGAGAAATCGAGCGAATGCGCGAGCGTGTTCCACTCGTCGTTGCTGTACGTGCCGCGCGCCGGCTGCGCGGCGTTGCCGGCCGTGCTGCGGCGGCTGCGCAGGATCAGCTTCAGCTCGTCGGTCGAGTAGTGCGCGTCGCCGCCGTGGTCGGCCGACAGCCCCGCGAGCCGCAGCACCGCATTGGCGCTGTTGTTGAGCAGCCAGATTGCCGGGTACATCGCCCAGTAGAACGCGTACAGCGGCAGCGCGACCCACAGGCCGACCTTCTCGGACTGGCGGATCGCCATCGATTTCGGCGCGAGCTCGCCGACGACGATGTGCAGGAACGAGATCAGCGAGAACGCGAACACGAGCGAGATCAGGTGCACGAGGCGTTCGGATTGCACGCCGATCAGGTCGAGCAGCGGGCCGATCAGTTCGGCGAATGCCGGTTCGCCGACCCAGCCGAGGCCGAGCGACGCGAGCGTGATGCCGAGCTGGCACGCGGAAAGATACGCGTCGAGCCGGCCGTGCACGATGCCGAGGATGCGACCGCGCAGGCCGTGCTTGCGGGCGAGTGTCTTGACGCGCGTGGCGCGTAGCTTGACGAGGCCGAATTCGGCCGCGACGAAAAACCCGTTCAGGGCCACCAGGAACAACGCGCCGATGAGCGCGAAGATCTGTAACAAAGAAAAACTCCGGTTATGACAGGCCCATCAGTATAGGGCCGGAAAGGGAAATGTAATGTGTCGCGTGGCCGATTGCTTACACCGGCGCCTCGGCGGGGATGGCGAGCGTGAGGGTGGCGGTCGCGCCGTCGGCGAACGCGGAATGCGAGAACGTGCCGCCGTGCGCGAGCGCGACGCGTTGGCAGAGCGCAAGCGTCCACGCGATCCGCTTCGCGTCGCGCTCGCGCAGCATTTCGCGTCGCGCGAACGGTTCGAATGCGTGAGCCAGCGCAGGATCGGCGAGCGCGCCGGCGCTCACGGTGCATGCGGTGCGCGCGACGAACTGCGCGCCTTCGCGCGAGCACGCGAACGTCACTGTGCTGCCGGCGGCGCTGGCCTCGACGGCGGTCGTCAGCATCGTCCAGAGTGCCTGCGCGATGCGTTCGCGGTCGGCGGACAGCGACGGCTCGCCGTCCGGCAGCGTCGCGTCGAGCGCGACCTGCCGTGCGTCGGCGAGCGCGAAACGGACGAGCGCGATCGTGTCGTCGAGCAGCGGGCGCAGCGCGAACGGCTGCGGCGTGATCGCGAGCGTGCGCGTTTGCGCGCGCGGCGCGTCGAGCACGTCGTCGATCAGCGCAACCTGCTGGTCGATCCCGGTGCGGATGCCCGCAAGCGCGCGCTGCAGGTTCGGGTCGGCATTGGCGAGCTGGCGCTCGAGCACGTACGCCCAGCTGTGCATGGCATTCAGCGGGCTGCGCAGGTCGTGCGACGCGGTGGAGAGTGCCTGGTCGCGCAGGAACAGCGCCGCCTGGCTGGCGTAGTGCGCTGCGCGTTCGCGCAGCAGGTCGGCGGCGGGATCGACGGTAGTGGACGTCACGGAGCAGGCCTGTCGGAAGCGGTTGGCGTGGCAAGCACGCGAACCGCCATTATAGGGACCGTGCGTGTCACGCCGGGAGCGCGTCCTCGTCCTTTTTCGGCGCTTCGCGGTTCGGCAGCAACTGGCACGCGAGCAGGCCGGCCAGCATCAGCGCGCAGCCGAAGAGCGCGCGCAGCGTCAGCGTTTCGCCGAGCGCGCCCCAGCCTGCGATCGCCGCGAACACGCCTTCCATGCTGAAGATCACGGCCGCGTGCGCGGGCGCCGCGTCGCGTTGCGCGACGACCTGCAGCGTATAGCCGACGCCGACCGACAGCAGCCCGCCGTACAGCAGCGTCGGCAGCGCACCGCGCAGAATCGCGACGCTGACCGGCTCGACGGCGAGGCCGACCGCCAGGCATGCAATGCCGCATACGACGAACTGCATGAACGCGAGCACGAGCGGATCGTGGCGTTTCGCGAGATGACCGACGGCCATCACGTGCGCGGCGATGATGACGGCGCCCGCGAGCTGGAACCAGTCGCCGTAGAGCACCGAGAAGTGCTCGTCGATGCTGAGGAAATACAGGCCGATCGCCGCGAGCAGTGCGCCGAACCACGTGCCCGCGCCGATCCGGTGGCGCGCGAACACGCCCATCAGCGGCACGATCACGACGTACAGCGAGCTGATGAAGCCCGCGTTGGCGACCCGCGTGTACTGCAGGCCGAACTGCTGCAGCGAGATCGACACGGCGAGCAGCCCGCCGAGCGCGAGGCCCGGCAGCAGCAGCGCCGGCTCGCGGCGGATCGCCGCGAGTTGCGCGCGCGACGCCGTGTTGAGCATCAGCAGCGGCACCAGCACGAGCGCGCCGAGCAGGAAGCGCAGCCCCGTGAACAGGAACGGCCCGATCACGTCGAGGCTCAGTCGCTGCGCGACGAAAGCCGAGCCCCAGATCGCGGCGGCGGCGAGCATCAACAGGTTGGCGCGGAGGTGCTTGCGGGCTTCGGGCTTCATCGGAATTCTTCAGGAGATTGCGGGCGGCGGAACCCGTTAGTTTACGCCGAGATTGCAAGGCTGTCGGCAAACCTGCGCAGCGCGGCGGCCGCACGCGCGTCGCGCACGCGCGAGTACAGCACGACCTGCGACTGCGGCAGCGGCGGCAGCCCGAATTTCGCGCCGACGTCGACCAGCGTGCGCGGCGCGACGCGCCGGGCCAGCGGACACACGGCGAGCCCGGCGGCAGCCGCCGCCGTGACCGCCGCGACGCCGCCGCCCGTGAAGCGCTCGCGCCACGGCAGCCCCGCATGGTCGAGCGCGCGCAGCGCGGCGGCCCGCACGCCGCACGGGCCGGCCAGCACCGCGAGCGGCAGCGGTTCACCCGCGCGCGGCGCCCAGTCCGGCGCCGCGAGCCACGTCAGCGGTTCGGCGAACAGCAGCGTGCCGTCGTCGCGCGGCGGGTCCTCGCCGGGTTCGTGGCGCACGATCGCCGCGTCGAGCCGGCGTTCGTCGTATTGCGCGAGCAGGTTCGCCGACGTTCCGAGATGCATTTCCAGCGACAGCCCCGGGTCCTGCCGATGCAGGCTGGTGAGCACGGCCGGCAGGTCGGGCACCGCGACGTGCTCGCTGACGCCGAGCGACAGACGGTGCGTGCCGGCCGAGATCGCACCGAGCGCGTGGTCGTGCGCGTCGAGTAGCGCGCGGGCGGCGGGCAGGAAGTTCTCGCCGTCGGCGGCCAGCTTGACGACGCGCGGCGTGCGCGCGAGCAGCGGTTTGCCGAGATGCGCCTCCAGCCGCTTCAGCTTCAGGCTGACGGCCGATTGCGTGGTGCCGAGCGCATCGGCGGCGCGCGTGAAGCTGGCGAGATCGGCGACCAGCACGAACGCGCGCACGGCATCGAGATCGAGTACTTTCATTTCTGAAGTAAATAGATGAAATATTGATCGATGACTGTTCATTATAGATCGGCGGCCTTAACCTGATCCCGTGTTTTCGTTCATCAACGTCACCGACAGGAGCAGGACCATGCCATTTACCCGTATCGCCGTGCGCGAAGGCAAACCGGCCGCATATCGCGCGGCGCTCGTCGACGGCGTGCATCGCGCGCTGATGCACACGTTCAACGTGCCCGAGGACGACATCTTCATGGTCGTGACCGAGCATGCCGCCGAGAACTTCGTGTTCGGCCGCCATTACCTCGATATCGAGCGCAGCGACGATCTCGTGATGATCCAGATCACCGCGAACAACACGCGCACGCTCGAGCAGAAGCGGGCGCTTTACCGGACCATCGCGGAGAACCTCGCGCAGCAGCCCGGCGTGCGGCCGCAGGACGTATTCATCAGTCTTGTCGAGGTGCTGAAGGAGGACTGGTCGTTCGGCAACGGCATCGCGCAATACGCCGTTTGACGTGCGACAGGGCGGCGGGGCCGGATCGTCGCCCGCGCGTTTTTTCGGCGTGTACTATGGAAGCTGCTTCACGGGCGACGCCGGCGGGGATGCTGCGCCGGCGATTCTTCATGTGCAGGAGCCTCCATGTCGCGTGTGCTGGAAATCGTGTTGTCGCTGTCGCTGGAAGGTTGGCCGGTCAAGGCTGCAAGCCGCGCCCGTGGCGCGCAGCGCGATTTCGGCGCCGAACTCGTGCGCGCGTGGCGGATCTGCCCGCAGGTCCGGATGCGGCGAGGCCATGAGCGCGTGACGATCGAGCCGTGCCAGGTCGAGGAAGCCGAGCGGAGCCCCGGCGCGAGCTGGTGGACCTGGGTCGAGTCGAATGCGCACGGAAGGCGGGTCGTCGCGTCCCGCACCGAGGCGTTCGCGCCCGGCGTCACGCAGCGCGAACTGTTCGACGCCGAACATGCGGGCATCGCCATCGCGATGCCGCTGCCGCTCCCGGTGACGGCCGCCGCGGCCGATGCGGATGCACCGACCGGCGAAATCAACGGCGTCGCGCCGGACGTTGCCGCACCGCCGGAATCGTCGGCGCCGCGCCTCGTCAGCGAACGGCGGCGCGGGCGGTGGGCCGACGACAGCGGTGTCGTGGTCGAGATGACGCTCGACGACATCACGCTGCATGGCGGCGGCGAACCGCCGCGCCGCTACGTCGAGCTGCGTCTCGCCGCGCCCGACTGGGAAACCTTCGCCGCGCGCACGGCCGCGCTGCGGGCGCTGTTTGCCGCGGCGCGCGAGCTGAGCGGCGCGTGGCCCGCATTCGTGCAACTGACGAGCGCGATCGACCGCGCTTGCGCGGGCGAGCCGGCCGCCGTCAGGCCGGTCAAGGCCCAGCTCGTCGACCTGACCGGCGTGCGCACGCAGCGCGCCGCGCTGTTCGCACTGTCCGGCGACATCACCGCGCAATGGCTCGGCAACGAGGGCGGCGTGCTCGATCGCGACGATCCCGAATTCGTGCATCAGATGCGCGTCGCGCTGCGGCGCCTGCGCACGCTGATGCGCTTCTTTCCGCTCTTTGCCGACCGCCAGTGGCAGGACACGCTCGGCGTCGACCTGCGCTGGCTGGCCGCGCTGCTCGGCACCGTGCGCGACTGGGACGTATTCACGACCGAAAGCCTGCCCGCGCTGATCGCGGCCGACGGCGGCGGCGCCGACTGGAACGGCACGCTCGACGCCGCGCGCGCGCAATCGATGGCCGCGCGCGTCGAGCTGCGGCAGGCGCTGCATTCGGCCCGCTACGCGCGCCTGACGCTCGGCTGGCTCGAATGGCTCAGCGCGCTCGCGCTGCCGCCGGCCGAGGGCGGCGACGCGCCGTCGCTGCGGCGTCACGCGACGAAGCGCGTGCGGCGGCTGTTCGGCGATCTCTACGCATCGCCGTCGCTCACGTCGCTCGATACGGCGGCGCGCCATCAGGTGCGGATCGACGCGAAGCGGCTGCGCTACGCGCTCGAATTCTTCGCGTCGCTGGCGTCGCGCCGTACACGCACCGAGACGGTCAAAACGCTCACGCGCGTGCAGAGCGTGCTCGGCGAAGCGAACGACACGATGGTCGCGCTGCATCATCTCGAGAAACTGGCGGCGCCTCCGTACCAGCTCGGGTTCGTGCGCGGTTACGGCGCGGCGCTCGAACAGCGCGCTGCGCGCGACGCCGAGGCACTGCTGGCCAGCCTGCGTCCGCCGAAGCTCGGCGGCAAGCCGGGCTGAGCGGCGCGCTGACTATAATGGCGGCCCGTTTTCCGCACCCATACCGATGACCGACGCACCGCATTCTTCTCCGTCCTCCGAACCGCTCGAACTGGGCGGCGAGCTCTGGCTGCGCGCGGGCGAGCAGACGCTCGGCGGCGCCACGCGCATCGCGCTGCTCGCGGCGATCGGCGACACCGGTTCGATCACGCACGCGGCGAAGGCCGTCGGCCTGAGCTACAAGGCTGCCTGGGATGCGGTCGACACGATGAACAACCTCGCCGGCGAACCGCTCGTTGCGCGTTCGACGGGCGGCAAGGGCGGCGGCGGCACGACGCTGACGCCGCGCGCGACGTCGCTGATCGCCGCATTCCGCATGATCGAGCGCGAGCATCGCCGTTTCATCGAGGCCGCGAGCGCGGCCGTTGCCGGGTTCGACGTCGACTGGGCGCTGATCGGCCGGATCGGGATGAAGACGAGCGCGCGCAACCAGTTGTTCGGCAAGGTCGCGTCGATCGTACGCGGTACGGTCAACGACGAGGTGACGCTCACGCTGCCTGGCGGGCAGCCGATCGTCGCCGTGCTGACGCACGAAAGTGCCGATGCGCTCGGCCTGCAGGCCGGTGCGGACGCTTGCGCGCTGGTGAAGGCGTCGTGGGTCGTGCTGGCGGTCGACGAGGGCGGGCCCGAGTTGAAGGTGTCCGCGCGGAACCAGTTGCGCGGCGTCGTCGAATCCGTCGCGGCGGGCGCGGTGAACAGTGAGGTGACGCTGGCGCTCGACGGCGGCGGGACCTTTACGGCCGTCGTCACCAACGACAGCGTCGATGCGCTGCGGCTCGACGCCGGCCAGCGGGCGATCGCGCTGTTCAAGGCATCGAGCGTGGTTCTTGCGGTGACGGGTTGACGGGCTGACGGGTTGACGACGCGCACGGGCGCGCTTCGGCGATCGCGCACGGGACGGTGCGAAGCCGGCGCCGCATGGTGGTCGCGCGACACCGGCTTCGTTGCCGTTTTCAGCTTGTGCCGCGATGCGCGGCTTCTCTCAGGCTCCGGCGTGACTTGCCACGACGACCACGACCACGGCCTCGCGCGCTCACGCGACGCGCGTCGGCCACTCGGCGTGCGGCGATGTCGCCTGCACGCGTCCTTCGCTCAGCTGCACGACCTGGTCGCCGAACGCGGCGACGTCGTCGGGATCGTGCGAGATCAGCACCATCGGGATATCGAGCCGCGCCTGCAGTTCGGCGAGCTCATGACGCATGCGCTGGCGCATCGCGCCGTCGAGTGCCGCGAACGGTTCGTCGAGCAGCAGGATCCGCGGCTGGGCGACCAGCGCGCGCGCGAGCGCGACACGTTGCTTCTGCCCGCCCGACAGTTGCGACGGATACTGCCCGGCGAGCGCTTCGAGATCGAACGCGCGCAGCCAGTACGCAACTTCGGGCGGCACCGTTTTCGCGCGCGGGTTGCGCAGCCCCGACGTGAGCCCGAACGCGATGTTCTGCCGCACGTTCAGGTGCGGAAACAGCGCGTAGTCCTGAAACAGGTACGCGACGCGGCGTTCGCGGGTCGGCACGTCGATGCGGCGCGCGGCGTCGAACAGCGGCTCGCCGTTCAGCGTGATCGTCCCTTCGTCGGGGGAGAGCAGCCCGGCGATCGCCTGCAGCGTCATGCTCTTGCCGGCGCCGGACGGCCCGAACAGCACGACGCGCTGTGCCGTTGCCGCGAACGACATGTCGAGCGTGAAGCGGCGCTCGGCGTTCGCGTAGGTCTTGCGGATGTCGACGACGAGGCTCATGCGGGCCTCCGTCGAGGCAACCCGGCCGCCGGACGATACGAATGAGACAGGCGCTTCATGTCAGTTGACTCCGCCCGGCGCGCGACGGCACGAGCCAGCCGGTTGCGAGCAGCACGAGCACGCAGGTGATCGACGTGATCAGCACGAGGAAGTTGGCCGTGTTGTCGTCGCCGGCCTGCACGGCCGCGTAGATCGCGACCGACAGCGTCTGCGTGCGGCCGGGCAGGTTGCCCGCGATCATCAGCGTCGCGCCGAACTCGCCGAGCGCGCGCGCGAACGCGAGCAGCGCACCCGCGAGGATGCCGCGCGTGGCGAGCGGCAGCGTCACGCGGAAGAACACTGCGACTTCGCCGAGCCCGAGCGTGCGCGCGGCGCGTTCGAGGTGCGGATCGACGCCTTCGAACGCGGCCCGCGCTGATTTGAGGATCAGCGGAAACGCGACGACCATCGACGCGATCACCGCGCCCTGCCACGTGAAGACGAGCTCGATGCCGAGCCTGTCGAGCCAGGCGCCGAACACGCCGCGCCGGCCGAGCAGCACGAGCAGGTAATAGCCGAGTACCGTCGGCGGCAGTACGAGCGGCAGCGTCAGCAGCGAATCGACGACGTCGCGCAGCGGCGAGCGCCAGCGCGCGAGCACGAACGCGGCGGCGACGCCGAGCACGATGTCGAGCGCGGTCGCCCAGCCGGCAACCTTCAGCGACAACAGCAGCGGTACCCAGACGTCTTGCATCGCGATGCGCTCACTTGCCCGCGGGCTTGAAGCCGAACGTCGACAGCACGGCTTGGCCCTGCGGCGACGCGACGAAGTCGATGAACGACTGCGCCTGCGCGGCGTGGCGGCTGTCCTTGACCACGGCGATCGGATAGGTGATGGCCGTCTTCGTCGGCACCGTCAGCGCGACCTTCACGCGGCCCGGCATGATCGCGGCGTCGGTGCCGAACACGAAGCCCGCGTCGACTTCGCCGCGCGTGACGTAGTCGAGGCTCTGGCGCACGTTGGCGGCCAGCACGCCCTTTGCACTGACGGCGTCCCACACGCCGGCCGCGCGCAGTGCGCCTTCCGTGTAGCGGCCGACCGGCACCGAGGCCGGGTCGCCGTACGCGATCCGCTTCACGCCGGGCGCCGTCAGGTCGTTCAGCGACGTCGGGGCGGCCGCGTGGCTGTCCGCCGGCACGATCAGCACGAGCGAGTTCGCGGCGAAATCGCGGCGCGTACCGGGCGCGATCACCTTTTCGTCGGCCGCGCGATCCATCGCCTTCTGGTCGGCCGAGGCGAACACGTCGGCCGGCGCGCCCTTGGCGATCTGCTGCATCAGCACGTCCGACGCGCCGAAGTTGAACAGCACCTTGGTGTCCGGATGCTGCTTCTCGTACGCGTCGCCGACGGCCTTGAACGCGTTCGTCAGGCTGGCGGCGGCCGATACGACCAGTTCGTCGGCGGCGGAAGCGGGCGCGCTGAACACGACGCCGGCGGCAAGCGTGGCGATCGGCAGCAGGCGGAGCAGGGTGCGGCGAAGCGGACGGACGGGTGAGCGCATGGTGGATTCGTTTTTAATGGGTGGAAAACGTAATCGTAATATAGGGCGGGTTATAACGCTCGACATACCGTTCATGCGACGGCGCGCATGAAATGGTCAGACCTGAAGAAAGGCGGGCGTGAGGGCCGCGCGGCCCGTCACGTGCGGAGCGTGTGCAGCGACGATTCGGTGCGCTGCAGCGACGACGGCTGCGATGCGGGGTGGTAGTTCGGATTGGCCTTCCAGCGCGCGCGGACGAACGGGCGCTCGTGTCCCGACAGTTGCA
The sequence above is drawn from the Burkholderia stabilis genome and encodes:
- a CDS encoding DUF3459 domain-containing protein: MSDCPHDPYAQHYVHCLPFGAQPCGASCTTPRTHFRVWAPGSTQVQLELDTGAGPTLVPMTAAGPNWFEVFADCGAGARYRYRLDDAVSIPDPASRSQPEGLHGPSEVVDPRAFTWRNTFWRGRVWEDIALYAIRPHAVGGFDGVRRRLPQLARLGVTALELLASPHDSLPFAPLAAEGGPDALKALIDEAHGYGLAVLLELDYARFGSGTDALRHYAEPFFHTRDDPLQAAPLALDHPEVCDFFCDNALYWIDEYRCDGLRLREADRIGVSWLREIADRVRAAVPADRLIHLVLGSERHPAHLADTHFDAQWNGCGERALHRLTGRDTSHHEGISTHQSIHTLARALTAAGTAFQPGASSEGMAADSGLSLTSLVLSDGAWRDSGQGERGNEAGLAALALSLLTPQIPLIFDETACDADRAHFVQSALAVRAKLIAPRLSDCRPQDAHALKADGDGDADALLASWRLADDETLTIALNLSPDAVPFDAPRGQVVFETPARARDRVDEGELPSYSLVAWLTGDVNRYALTHDARRIDDGSWRGGRANLNA
- a CDS encoding thiamine phosphate synthase, producing the protein MNATLPRCCVITPEPASASAADCDAFLERLSAVLARGETLVQLRVKSLDAAAFARLAAAALARCDAAGAHLMLNGPIDAAGVMRLDGAGWHLDGTALRAAAQRPLPAGRWVSAACHTGDDLLLAARTGADFVTLSPVLPTLSHPGAPTLGWTRFDALAAQAAMPVYALGGMTHAHLDDARRHGAYGIAGIRGFW
- a CDS encoding hemolysin family protein → MLQIFALIGALFLVALNGFFVAAEFGLVKLRATRVKTLARKHGLRGRILGIVHGRLDAYLSACQLGITLASLGLGWVGEPAFAELIGPLLDLIGVQSERLVHLISLVFAFSLISFLHIVVGELAPKSMAIRQSEKVGLWVALPLYAFYWAMYPAIWLLNNSANAVLRLAGLSADHGGDAHYSTDELKLILRSRRSTAGNAAQPARGTYSNDEWNTLAHSLDFSSMTVSDLMRPAHEMIGLRRDLPLPDNMEIVARHRFSRYPLFEDASREQVSGLIHLKDLLLARHAGAALEDLSDYVRPVQYVKPDTPALDLFRRFRKGAPHFALVGNKGEKPIGFLTLDNLLGALVGQIHDEFRQGDADWSRLDDGTLMGKGSLPVVSLEQALGIDIDEGRAESVGGLVIQALSDLPTEGQRVSFDRFDVVVKKMNGPRIVLVRVYPKITKEADE
- a CDS encoding sensor histidine kinase, translating into MTSTTVDPAADLLRERAAHYASQAALFLRDQALSTASHDLRSPLNAMHSWAYVLERQLANADPNLQRALAGIRTGIDQQVALIDDVLDAPRAQTRTLAITPQPFALRPLLDDTIALVRFALADARQVALDATLPDGEPSLSADRERIAQALWTMLTTAVEASAAGSTVTFACSREGAQFVARTACTVSAGALADPALAHAFEPFARREMLRERDAKRIAWTLALCQRVALAHGGTFSHSAFADGATATLTLAIPAEAPV
- a CDS encoding DMT family transporter — its product is MKPEARKHLRANLLMLAAAAIWGSAFVAQRLSLDVIGPFLFTGLRFLLGALVLVPLLMLNTASRAQLAAIRREPALLLPGLALGGLLAVSISLQQFGLQYTRVANAGFISSLYVVIVPLMGVFARHRIGAGTWFGALLAAIGLYFLSIDEHFSVLYGDWFQLAGAVIIAAHVMAVGHLAKRHDPLVLAFMQFVVCGIACLAVGLAVEPVSVAILRGALPTLLYGGLLSVGVGYTLQVVAQRDAAPAHAAVIFSMEGVFAAIAGWGALGETLTLRALFGCALMLAGLLACQLLPNREAPKKDEDALPA
- a CDS encoding LysR family transcriptional regulator — encoded protein: MKVLDLDAVRAFVLVADLASFTRAADALGTTQSAVSLKLKRLEAHLGKPLLARTPRVVKLAADGENFLPAARALLDAHDHALGAISAGTHRLSLGVSEHVAVPDLPAVLTSLHRQDPGLSLEMHLGTSANLLAQYDERRLDAAIVRHEPGEDPPRDDGTLLFAEPLTWLAAPDWAPRAGEPLPLAVLAGPCGVRAAALRALDHAGLPWRERFTGGGVAAVTAAAAAGLAVCPLARRVAPRTLVDVGAKFGLPPLPQSQVVLYSRVRDARAAAALRRFADSLAISA
- a CDS encoding tautomerase family protein, whose translation is MPFTRIAVREGKPAAYRAALVDGVHRALMHTFNVPEDDIFMVVTEHAAENFVFGRHYLDIERSDDLVMIQITANNTRTLEQKRALYRTIAENLAQQPGVRPQDVFISLVEVLKEDWSFGNGIAQYAV
- a CDS encoding CHAD domain-containing protein; its protein translation is MSRVLEIVLSLSLEGWPVKAASRARGAQRDFGAELVRAWRICPQVRMRRGHERVTIEPCQVEEAERSPGASWWTWVESNAHGRRVVASRTEAFAPGVTQRELFDAEHAGIAIAMPLPLPVTAAAADADAPTGEINGVAPDVAAPPESSAPRLVSERRRGRWADDSGVVVEMTLDDITLHGGGEPPRRYVELRLAAPDWETFAARTAALRALFAAARELSGAWPAFVQLTSAIDRACAGEPAAVRPVKAQLVDLTGVRTQRAALFALSGDITAQWLGNEGGVLDRDDPEFVHQMRVALRRLRTLMRFFPLFADRQWQDTLGVDLRWLAALLGTVRDWDVFTTESLPALIAADGGGADWNGTLDAARAQSMAARVELRQALHSARYARLTLGWLEWLSALALPPAEGGDAPSLRRHATKRVRRLFGDLYASPSLTSLDTAARHQVRIDAKRLRYALEFFASLASRRTRTETVKTLTRVQSVLGEANDTMVALHHLEKLAAPPYQLGFVRGYGAALEQRAARDAEALLASLRPPKLGGKPG